In Syngnathus typhle isolate RoL2023-S1 ecotype Sweden linkage group LG14, RoL_Styp_1.0, whole genome shotgun sequence, one genomic interval encodes:
- the scamp4 gene encoding secretory carrier-associated membrane protein 4 isoform X2: MPEQANNFPPLPKFLKVKPCFYQNISEEIPAQHQQLVRRIFILWMIYSVTLCLNLIGCIALWAVGGSGTNFGLALLWLILFSPGSYACWFRPIYKALRADSSFNFMAFFFIFFLQLVIAIIQCLGLLNWGVCGWFITITVFHYNIAAGSVMLLTTLLFTLVTVLMALVLIKVHRLYRGSGGSVTRAREEWGDGTWKNAAARGGFNTVDQNAQGPSLPEYPASVPSYVDNRGW; the protein is encoded by the exons ATGCCAG AACAAGCAAACAACTTTCCTCCCCTGCCGAAATTCCTAAAAGTAAAACCATGTTTTTATCAAAATATCTCGGAGGAAATTCCCGCCCAACATCAGCAGCTCGTACGCCGAATCTTCATACTTTGGATGA TTTATTCCGTGACGCTGTGCTTGAATCTGATCGGATGCATCGCCTTGTGGGCTGTGGGGGGTTCCGGGACTAACTTTGGCCTGGCGCTGCTCTGGCTCATCCTCTTCAGTCCTGGCAGTTATGCTTGCTGGTTCAGACCCATCTATAAAGCTTTAAG AGCGGATAGCTCCTTCAACTTCATGgccttcttcttcatcttcttccttCAGCTGGTGATAGCTATCATTCAATGTTTGGGCCTTCTTAACTGGGGTGTTTG TGGATGGTTTATCACGATCACAGTTTTCCACTACAACATAGCCGCGGGCTCAGTGATGCTTCTCACCACGCTTCTCTTCACATTGGTGACCGTCTTAATGGCCCTGGTGCTCATCAAG GTGCACAGACTGTATCGTGGCAGCGGGGGCAGCGTGACGCGCGCTCGAGAAGAATGGGGTGATGGCACTTGGAAGAACGCGGCGGCGAGAGGCGGTTTCAACACTGTCGACCAGAATGCTCAAGGTCCCAGCTTGCCCGAGTACCCCGCATCAGTGCCCAGTTATGTGGACAACCGCGGCTGGTAA